Proteins from one Setaria italica strain Yugu1 chromosome V, Setaria_italica_v2.0, whole genome shotgun sequence genomic window:
- the LOC101754897 gene encoding myosin-17 isoform X4 — protein MSLTGNRQMINEGKSNSILVSGESGAGKTETTKLLMRYLAFLGGRSGTGERTVEQQVLESNPVLEAFGNAKTVRNNNSSRFGKFVEIQFDKSGKISGAAIRTYLLERSRVCQINSPERNYHCFYFLCAAPSEDLKKYKLGDPSSFHYLNQSACIKVDGINDAEEYLATRNAMYTVGITEQEQEAIFRVVAAVLHLGNINFAKGREVDSSVIKDDKSRFHLNTAGELLMCDCGKLENALINREINTPEGVITTTVGPNSATISRDGLAKQIYSRLFDWLVNRINASIGQDPDSNKLIGVLDIYGFESFKTNSFEQLCINFTNEKLQQHFNQNVFKMEQEEYTREQINWSYIEFVDNQDVLDLIEKKPGGIIALLDEACMFPKSTHETLSQKLYEKFKNHKRFTKPKLSRTAFTIQHYAGDVTYQSDQFLDKNKDYVVAEHQELLNASKCSFVSVLFPPATEENTKSSKSSIASRFKMQLHELMETLSSTEPHYIRCIKPNSVLKPAIFENTNVLQQLRCSGVLEAIRISCAGYPTRKLFHDFLHRFRVLAPEILKEKNDEKVACQKILDKIGLQGYQIGRTKVFLRAGQMAELDARRTEMRNNAARGVQSQYRTHVAREQFLVLRDASICLQSFVRARLACKQHEFLRQQAAALRIQKTTRWYFAWKTYCQLRLSAVTLQAGLRAMSARNEFNFRKRNKASVHIQSQWRCHRDYSNYMKLKRAALTYQCAWRRRVARKELRKLKMAARDTQALKVAKEKLEERVEELTSRLGLEKKLRADLEKSKEEEVSKLKVALHEMEQRVEEVKAMQEQESAKKAVEEALAQEREKISLLTTEIEGLKALLVAEREENDVAKKAHANALEMNEELNKKVSDADEKIKQFNDTVQRLEGTIREGETLLLTERQQNEAASATLAESQARNGALVSKLEDAVKQNDLLQETVQRFEEAMKNLESSLTFEKQQHEASLVELAEAREKIEELQREVGDTDEKSTLLQTAIQSLEERLREKEALLATERQESEATKKSLSESEDRNQELLMKTEVTEKEIAHFQETIQRHEENMAALETSLRSERQQNDAIMKQQADSQAEIGELQRKLEDADGRNKLLQDSLQRLEEDATAREALMVTERQENEVTKKTLTEALDQIEELVKEVECANHSVHQLQDSIQRLEQSAVAREATLLTERQEKDAISKALAEAQGRIEGLLKEIYSASRKTDQLQNTIERLEEGATTTDALYLEEKQEHDQTKKSLSEAQEINKELLTKIEEAEKNIDQLLENVERLEKDTTARESILLTTKQSYDETAKLLLESQERNQELMHIVEDSASKIVLLEDSVKRLEESTADKDSLLAIERHENSETKKELAGSQKKIEELLTEVQDTRTCIAELEESVRRLEGNLGVTEALLLTEKEQNASTLKLLSEAQLRIEDLIKKLEGADRKSDSLQDTITRLEQEATAKEALLLTEKQAHEATRKTLSEVQERNEELLKNIHDNDKHILQLQFTIQRLEETTVANENLLLREREQNDATSKAHVESQEKYEELLKKFVDVDRKIDLLQGTIERLGENTTTKDALLLSERHEKDAVKKALTEADEKNEELLMKVEDANEKIEHLQTMIIKLEDNVAAKDVSLEAAMKENDTIRKSLTEAQERNDELLKKISDSEYRIHLLQDTVQKLQVDAISRLSSFVMEKQESDAAKRAVTEAHERNEDLLKRNEDLLKRNDDLIKKIEESSKIVIQLQEALQRIEGKAANLEAENQALRQQATATPPSTAKSPASRSKITRIHRSPENGHILNGDMRQTEMKPSTSTSEAITSAGNVPDSGDQKEFEHGEKLQRIPRQKYQPSHHQQPQDDQQWLLTCISQYLGFSGSKPVAALLIYQCLLHWKSFEAMKTGVFDSILHAINSATEAQNDMRTLAYWLSNLSTLTVLLQRSFKTTRTAISTPRRRFSSERIFHGNQAPNAGLAYLSGQSAVGSAGLLQVEAKYPALLFKQQLVDLIEKVYGMISDSVKKELNPLLELCIQDPRTSHSSLAKGHLNGMGQQNQLTHWLGIVKILTSYLDVLKANHVPSILVHKLFTQIFSLIDVQLFNRLLLRRECCSFSNGEYVRAGLAELKHWSDNATREFAGSAWEALRHIRQAVDFLVISLKPMRTLREIRTDVCPALSIQQLERIVSMYWDDVNGTNTISAEFTSSLKSAVREESNMATSFSILLDDDSSIPFSLDDITKTLPAIEVADDDLLPFVHENPSFAFLLQRGE, from the exons ATGTCTCTTACAG GAAACAGGCAAATGATAAATGAAGGAAAGAGTAACTCCATTTTGGTCAGTGGTGAAAGTGGTGCTGGTAAGACTGAAACTACAAAATTGCTGATGAGATATCTTGCATTCCTGGGTGGGCGATCTGGAACAGGAGAGAGGACAGTTGAACAACAAGTTTTAGAA TCTAATCCAGTCCTTGAAGCTTTTGGGAATGCGAAAACCGTTCGGAACAACAACTCAAG TCGATTTGGTAAATTTGTTGAAATCCAGTTTGACAAGAGCGGAAAGATATCTGGTGCTGCCATTAGGACTTACTTGCTTGAGAGATCTCGAGTCTGCCAAATTAATAGCCCAGAGAGAAACTACCATTGCTTTTACTTCCTGTGTGCCGCACCATCtgag GATCTTAAGAAGTATAAGCTTGGGGACCCATCTTCATTTCACTATCTCAACCAATCAGCTTGCATTAAAGTTGATGGAATCAATGATGCTGAGGAATATCTTGCAACAAGAAATGCAATGTATACCGTTGGCATCACTGAACAAGAACAG GAAGCTATATTCCGGGTTGTTGCTGCTGTGCTTCATCTTGGAAACATAAATTTTGCAAAAGGGAGAGAGGTTGATTCATCTGTAATAAAGGATGACAAATCTAGATTCCATCTTAATACAGCAGGAGAGCTCTTGAT GTGTGATTGTGGGAAGTTGGAGAATGCCTTGATAAATAGGGAAATTAATACACCAGAAGGAGTGATTACCACTACAGTTGGTCCGAATTCTGCTACTATTAGCCGGGATGGTTTAGCAAAGCAGATATACTCTCGATTATTTGACTG GCTTGTAAACAGAATAAATGCATCAATAGGACAAGACCCAGACTCGAACAAACTGATTGGGGTACTTGATATATATGGTTTTGAAAGTTTTAAAACCAACAG TTTTGAACAACTGTGCATCAATTTCACCAATGAAAAACTCCAGCAACATTTTAATCAG AATGTCTTCAAAATGGAACAAGAGGAATACACAAGGGAGCAGATTAATTGGAGTTACATAGAGTTTGTTGACAATCAAGATGTACTTGACTTGATTGAAAAG AAACCAGGTGGCATTATTGCACTTCTTGATGAAGCCTG CATGTTTCCAAAGTCCACACATGAGACATTGTCTCAAAAGCTGTATGAAAAGTTCAAGAACCACAAAAGGTTTACCAAACCAAAGCTTTCTCGGACTGCATTCACAATTCAACATTATGCTGGAGAT GTAACATATCAATCTGATCAATTCCTGGACAAGAACAAAGACTATGTGGTTGCAGAGCATCAAGAATTACTTAATGCTTCTAAGTGCTCTTTTGTATCAGTGTTATTTCCACCGGCAACAGAAGAGAACACAAAATCATCAAAGTCCTCGATCGCATCTCGCTTTAAG ATGCAACTTCACGAGCTCATGGAGACTTTGAGCTCTACAGAGCCACATTACATCAGATGTATAAAGCCAAATAGTGTCCTTAAGCCTGCTATTTTTGAGAACACTAATGTTCTTCAGCAGCTTCGATGCTCG GGTGTTCTTGAAGCCATTAGGATCAGCTGTGCTGGTTATCCCACGAGGAAACTATTCCATGATTTTCTACATCGCTTTCGTGTTCTTGCTCCTGAAATTCTGAAAGAGAA AAATGATGAAAAGGTCGCCTGCCAAAAGATTTTGGACAAAATAGGACTACAGGGTTATCAG ATAGGAAGAACTAAGGTATTCCTGAGGGCTGGTCAAATGGCTGAACTGGATGCTAGAAGAACAGAGATGCGAAATAATGCAGCAAGAGGCGTTCAAAGTCAATACCGTACCCATGTCGCTCGTGAGCAGTTCCTAGTACTACGAGACGCATCTATTTGTTTGCAGTCTTTTGTTAGAG CAAGATTGGCTTGTAAACAACATGAATTCCTGAGACAGCAAGCAGCAGCATTGAGAATTCAGAAAACCACCAGATGGTATTTTGCCTGGAAAACTTATTGCCAACTGCGCTTGTCAGCCGTTACATTGCAGGCAGGGCTAAGGGCCATGTCAGCTCGCAATGAATTCAACTTCAGAAAGAGAAATAAAGCTTCAGTCCATATCCAG TCCCAATGGCGCTGCCACAGAGATTACTCGAATTATATGAAGTTGAAGAGGGCAGCACTAACATATCAGTGTGCTTGGCGAAGAAGGGTTGCTAGGAAGGAGTTGCGGAAGCTCAAAATG GCTGCAAGAGATACACAAGCTCTAAAGGTGGCAAAAGAGAAACTTGAGGAACGTGTGGAAGAGCTAACAAGCCGCCTGGGCCTAGAGAAGAAACTAAGG GCTGATCTGGAGAAgtccaaagaagaagaagtttcAAAACTGAAGGTTGCTCTTCATGAGATGGAGCAGCGAGTTGAAGAAGTCAAAGCAAtgcaggaacaagaatcagctaAAAAGGCTGTTGAGGAAGCTCTAGCtcaagaaagagaaaagatCAGTTTGTTGACTACTGAAATTGAGGGCCTCAAG GCACTGCTAGTAGCTGAACGAGAGGAGAATGATGTAGCAAAGAAAGCACATGCCAATGCTCTGGAAATGAATGAAGAGTTAAATAAGAAAGTCAGTGATGCAGATGAAAAGATCAAGCAATTTAATGATACTGTACAGAG ACTAGAAGGGACTATAAGAGAAGGAGAGACCCTTTTGCTAACTGAAAGACAACAAAATGAAGCAGCTAGTGCTACACTTGCTGAATCTCAAGCAAGAAATGGAGCATTGGTAAGCAAGCTTGAAGATGCTGTCAAACAAAATGATCTCCTCCAGGAAACTGTTCAAAG ATTTGAAGAAGCCATGAAAAATCTGGAATCTTCTCTAACATTTGAGAAGCAACAGCACGAGGCAAGTTTGGTAGAACTAGCTGAAGCACGAGAAAAAATTGAAGAACTTCAAAGAGAAGTTGGGGACACTGATGAAAAATCCACCCTGCTTCAGACTGCTATACAAag CCTTGAAGAAAGATTAAGGGAGAAGGAGGCTCTATTGGCAACAGAAAGACAAGAAAGTGAAGCAACTAAAAAGTCGCTTAGTGAATCTGAGGATAGAAACCAGGAGTTACTCATGAAAACTGAAGTCACTGAAAAAGAAATTGCTCATTTCCAAGAAACTATCCAAAG ACATGAAGAAAATATGGCAGCACTGGAAACTTCGTTGAGATCTGAAAGGCAGCAAAATGATGCAATCATGAAACAACAAGCTGACTCTCAGGCGGAAATAGGAGAGCTGCAAAGGAAGCTTGAAGATGCTGATGGAAGAAACAAGCTTCTTCAAGATTCTTTACAGAG ACTTGAAGAAGATGCTACTGCACGAGAGGCTTTAATGGTTACTGAAAGGCAAGAAAACGAAGTGACAAAAAAGACACTAACAGAAGCTCTGGATCAAATCGAGGAATTAGTCAAAGAAGTTGAGTGTGCTAACCACAGTGTGCATCAGCTTCAAGATAGTATACAGAG ACTGGAACAGAGCGCAGTTGCAAGAGAGGCAACTTTACTAACAGAACGTCAGGAAAAAGATGCAATATCAAAAGCTTTAGCAGAGGCACAAGGAAGGATCGAAGGTTTACTGAAGGAAATTTATTCTGCTAGTAGAAAAACCGATCAACTTCAAAATACTATAGAaag GTTAGAAGAGGGTGCAACAACAACAGATGCTCTTTACTTAGAAGAAAAGCAAGAGCATGACCAAACGAAGAAATCACTCTCTGAAGCTCAAGAGATAAACAAGGAATTACTAACGAAAATTGAGGAAGCTGAGAAAAACATAGATCAGCTTCTGGAGAATGTGGAAAG ACTTGAAAAAGATACAACTGCAAGAGAGTCTATACTGCTTACGACAAAGCAAAGTTACGATGAGACTGCAAAATTGCTACTTGAATCTCAAGAGAGAAACCAAGAGTTAATGCACATAGTAGAGGACTCAGCAAGCAAAATTGTTCTGCTTGAAGACTCAGTAAAAAG ACTCGAAGAAAGTACTGCAGATAAAGATTCTTTATTGGCTATAGAAAGGCACGAAAACAGTGAAACCAAGAAAGAATTAGCTGGTTCTCAGAAAAAGATTGAGGAATTGCTAACTGAAGTGCAAGATACCCGTACATGTATTGCAGAACTTGAGGAATCGGTTAGGAG ACTTGAAGGCAATTTGGGAGTAACTGAAGCTTTATTGCTAACTGAAAAGGAACAGAATGCTTCTACTTTAAAATTACTTTCAGAAGCACAATTGAGAATTGAAGATTTAATAAAGAAACTTGAAGGTGCAGATAGAAAATCTGATAGCCTTCAGGATACAATAACAAG ACTTGAACAAGAGGCCACTGCCAAAGAGGCTTTATTGCTTACAGAAAAGCAGGCACATGAGGCAACAAGGAAGACTCTCAGTGAAGTTCAGGAAAGGAATGAAGAATTGCTGAAGAATATTCATGATAATGATAAACATATTCTTCAGCTTCAGTTTACTATACAGAG GCTTGAGGAAACTACAGTTGCGAATGAGAATTTGCTGTTGAGAGAGAGGGAGCAGAATGATGCAACATCAAAAGCGCACGTTGAGAGtcaagaaaaatatgaagaaTTACTAAAGAAATTTGTTGATGTTGACAGGAAAATTGACCTTCTTCAAGGTACCATAGAAAG GCTTGGAGAAAATACAACAACAAAGGATGCTCTGCTGCTATCAGAGAGGCATGAAAAGGATGCAGTTAAAAAAGCACTTACTGAGGCTGATGAGAAAAATGAAGAGTTACTGATGAAAGTTGAAGATGCTAATGAAAAAATTGAACACCTTCAAACTATGATTATTAA GCTTGAAGATAATGTAGCTGCAAAAGATGTTTCTTTGGAAGCTGCGATGAAGGAAAATGACACAATCAGGAAATCTCTTACTGAAGCTCAAGAGAGAAATGATGAATTACTCAAGAAAATTAGTGACAGTGAATACAGGATCCACTTACTTCAAGACACTGTACAAAA GCTTCAAGTAGATGCAATATCAAGATTGTCTTCTTTTGTAATGGAAAAACAAGAAAGTGATGCTGCAAAAAGAGCTGTTACTGAAGCTCATGAAAGAAATGAAGATTTACTGAAGAGAAATGAGGACCTCCTCAAGAGGAATGATGATTTGATTAAGAAAATTGAAGAGTCTAGTAAAATTGTCATTCAACTTCAGGAAGCTCTACAAAG AATTGAAGGAAAAGCAGCCAACTTAGAGGCTGAGAACCAAGCTCTTCGTCAACAAGCAACTGCAACTCCACCATCTACTGCTAAATCTCCAGCTTCACGCTCAAAGATCACAAGGATCCAT AGAAGTCCAGAGAATGGCCATATTTTGAACGGTGACATGAGGCAAACTGAGATGAAGCCGTCGACTAGCACATCAGAAGCAATAACATCAGCA GGCAATGTTCCTGACTCGGGTGACCAAAAGGAATTTGAACATGGAGAAAAACTGCAAAGAATACCAAGACAGAAATATCAG CCTTCCCATCACCAGCAGCCCCAGGACGATCAGCAGTGGTTACTCACCTGTATTTCACAATATCTTGGATTTTCTGGGAGCAAACCTGTTGCAGCTCTCCTTATATACCAATGTCTTCTCCATTGGAAATCATTTGAAGCAATGAAGACGGGTGTCTTTGACAGCATTTTGCATGCTATAAACTCAGCCACAGAG GCTCAAAATGATATGAGAACATTGGCGTATTGGTTGTCCAACTTGTCTACGTTAACAGTTCTCCTTCAACGGTCATTCAAAACTACTAGGACGGCAATCTCAACTCCAAGGAGAAGATTTTCATCAGAGCGGATCTTTCATGGAAATCAAGCTCCAAATGCTGGGCTGGCTTATCTCAGTGGACAATCAGCTGTTGGTTCTGCTGGATTGCTTCAAGTTGAAGCAAAATATCCAGCTTTGCTATTCAAACAGCAGCTTGTGGATCTAATTGAAAAGGTTTATGGTATGATAAGTGACAGTGTGAAGAAGGAGCTAAACCCTTTGCTTGAATTGTGTATACAG GATCCACGAACTTCTCACTCAAGTCTTGCAAAAGGCCATCTTAATGGCATGGGTCAACAGAACCAACTCACACACTGGTTGGGCATTGTGAAAATCCTCACTAGCTACTTGGATGTACTGAAGGCAAATCAT GTTCCATCAATTTTGGTGCACAAACTTTTCACTCAAATATTCTCACTGATTGATGTTCAACTATTTAACCG ATTACTTTTGCGGCGTGAGTGCTGTTCATTTAGTAACGGGGAATATGTCAGAGCTGGACTAGCTGAACTAAAACATTGGTCTGACAATGCTACTAGAGAG TTTGCAGGTTCAGCATGGGAGGCTTTGAGGCACATCAGACAAGCTGTCGATTTCCTG GTGATTTCTCTTAAGCCAATGAGGACATTAAGAGAGATACGCACTGATGTGTGCCCT GCCCTCAGCATACAACAGCTAGAGCGAATAGTTAGTATGTACTGGGATGATGTGAATGGTACAAACACTATTTCAGCAGAG TTTACATCGAGCTTGAAATCTGCTGTACGTGAGGAATCGAATATGGCCACAAGTTTTTCTATACTCCTAGATGATGATTCCAG TATACCTTTTTCACTTGATGATATTACAAAGACATTGCCAGCCATTGAGGTGGCTGATGATGACTTGCTGCCTTTTGTCCATGAAAACCCAAGCTTTGCGTTTTTATTGCAAAGAGGGGAGTAG